One window from the genome of Variovorax sp. PAMC26660 encodes:
- a CDS encoding AraC family transcriptional regulator, whose amino-acid sequence MRKQLHRTAAIDAPSAGATQASLLGYTVSADLMRGLHRSAVRAGIPQRDLAELEEAASTAQAPSAIPARGPGQQLRAFWERVTCVGDDTVIGFRMANAAEPKVFGVLGQVLSRCDTVLDAYLQIERYAALAYQGTRVRVTCDAKAVTVTVSSNLLSGKAAFNAMLWLMTNLALLPQRLADPTLQPCAITCAFAPPDRAVLRILGEHFSFRFNAPSHSVVLPRKVADLRIASADTELRLLLLQLMEQQLGALAASDDLERCLALMLREMFNGTIPTLKSLSQRASLTQRTLQRKLAASNLSFQSLLQQVQREVADEHLAEGVLTQSEIAFLLGYSEVSAFARAYRAWTGHSPGAYRQRLAQADAVA is encoded by the coding sequence ATGCGCAAACAGCTTCATCGAACCGCTGCCATCGATGCGCCATCGGCGGGGGCAACGCAGGCATCCCTTCTCGGGTACACGGTCTCGGCCGACTTGATGCGCGGCTTGCATCGCAGTGCGGTTCGCGCAGGAATCCCGCAGCGGGACCTGGCCGAATTGGAGGAAGCCGCATCCACGGCGCAGGCGCCATCGGCGATACCGGCTCGCGGCCCGGGGCAGCAGTTGCGCGCCTTCTGGGAGCGCGTCACCTGCGTGGGAGACGACACGGTCATCGGCTTCCGGATGGCGAACGCCGCCGAGCCCAAGGTGTTCGGCGTGCTCGGGCAGGTGCTCTCACGGTGCGACACCGTGCTGGATGCCTACCTGCAGATCGAGCGCTACGCTGCACTGGCGTATCAGGGCACGCGAGTGCGCGTCACGTGCGATGCCAAGGCTGTCACGGTCACCGTCAGCTCCAATCTGCTGTCGGGCAAGGCGGCCTTCAACGCCATGCTCTGGCTGATGACGAACCTTGCGCTGCTGCCGCAACGCCTGGCGGACCCGACCCTCCAGCCATGTGCGATCACATGTGCGTTCGCGCCGCCTGATCGCGCTGTGCTGCGGATCCTGGGCGAGCATTTTTCCTTTCGATTCAACGCGCCTTCGCACAGTGTGGTGCTGCCGCGGAAGGTTGCGGATCTGCGCATCGCTTCCGCCGACACGGAGCTGCGGTTGCTGCTCTTGCAATTGATGGAGCAGCAACTCGGCGCACTCGCTGCAAGCGATGACCTCGAACGCTGCCTCGCGCTGATGCTTCGGGAGATGTTCAACGGGACCATCCCGACCTTGAAGTCGCTCAGTCAACGCGCCTCGCTCACGCAACGCACGCTGCAGCGCAAGCTGGCGGCGTCGAACCTGAGCTTTCAGAGCCTGCTTCAGCAGGTGCAACGAGAGGTTGCCGACGAACACCTCGCAGAAGGCGTTTTGACGCAAAGCGAGATCGCCTTTCTGCTCGGCTATTCCGAGGTGAGTGCTTTTGCTCGGGCCTACCGCGCGTGGACGGGACACTCGCCGGGCGCGTACCGCCAGCGGCTCGCGCAGGCGGATGCTGTCGCCTGA
- a CDS encoding alpha/beta hydrolase family protein — protein sequence MEMTKRKAVAALAAMTLAARAQTEPAARDAGSHPLPAAAPGATGLGRFFKSQTYHFQTLRALSDVPFGGADTGEVLETIKTIKDGDAQGWYAAWTKTGDRVLALAQETQDPLSKGGAYMRAHNYFRTAEFLLPPDDAKRPASWERNIGCFYKALDTLGVAHERFRAPYPGGGLQAIYYPGPAGAASKPLIMFVGGYDSTLEELYLVLVKAAHDRGYSVLTYEGPGQGEALRKQGLHFLPEWEKPNGAVLDAFLHTHAKPVKTILVGMSMGGYLAPRAAAFDDRIDGVVAFDTFFDIGEIADGIVKMAANPQARSSPDFIWAMDNARWTMGTADLESTRQAFQAYKLAPVAARIRQPVLILAGAEDHFVPYHQTADFEKSLVNAKSVTTRIFDRASGGAEHCQLGAATLWHAAFFDWLRKTFA from the coding sequence ATGGAAATGACCAAGCGCAAGGCGGTTGCCGCCCTCGCCGCAATGACTCTCGCCGCGCGCGCCCAGACCGAACCTGCGGCCCGGGATGCCGGCTCGCATCCGCTGCCGGCAGCCGCGCCCGGCGCCACCGGCCTCGGCCGGTTTTTCAAAAGCCAGACCTATCACTTCCAGACACTCCGGGCGCTGTCGGACGTCCCTTTCGGCGGCGCAGACACCGGCGAGGTGCTCGAGACGATCAAGACCATCAAGGACGGCGACGCACAAGGCTGGTATGCGGCATGGACGAAAACCGGCGACCGCGTGCTGGCGCTTGCACAGGAGACGCAGGACCCGCTCAGCAAAGGTGGCGCCTACATGCGCGCGCACAACTACTTCCGCACGGCCGAGTTCCTGCTGCCGCCCGACGATGCCAAGCGCCCTGCTTCGTGGGAGCGCAACATCGGCTGCTTCTACAAGGCACTCGACACGCTCGGCGTCGCGCATGAGCGCTTCCGCGCGCCCTACCCTGGCGGGGGTCTGCAGGCCATCTACTACCCGGGTCCTGCGGGCGCTGCGTCCAAGCCGCTCATCATGTTTGTCGGTGGCTACGACTCGACGCTCGAAGAGCTGTATCTCGTGCTCGTGAAGGCAGCGCACGACCGTGGCTATTCGGTACTGACCTACGAAGGTCCCGGGCAAGGAGAGGCGCTGCGCAAGCAGGGCCTGCACTTTCTGCCCGAGTGGGAGAAGCCCAATGGCGCGGTGCTCGACGCCTTCCTGCACACGCACGCCAAGCCGGTGAAGACGATCCTGGTCGGCATGAGCATGGGCGGCTACCTTGCCCCGCGTGCCGCCGCCTTCGACGATCGCATCGACGGGGTGGTGGCCTTCGACACCTTCTTCGACATCGGCGAGATTGCCGATGGCATCGTCAAGATGGCTGCCAACCCCCAGGCGCGGTCCAGCCCGGACTTCATCTGGGCCATGGACAACGCGCGCTGGACCATGGGAACAGCCGACCTCGAATCAACCCGCCAGGCCTTCCAGGCCTACAAGCTCGCGCCCGTGGCGGCCCGCATCCGGCAACCGGTGTTGATCCTGGCGGGCGCTGAAGATCACTTTGTGCCCTATCACCAGACCGCCGATTTCGAGAAGTCGCTGGTGAACGCGAAGAGCGTCACGACGCGGATCTTCGACCGGGCCTCGGGCGGCGCGGAACATTGCCAACTGGGTGCGGCCACGCTGTGGCATGCCGCCTTCTTCGACTGGCTGCGCAAGACCTTCGCCTGA
- a CDS encoding efflux RND transporter permease subunit encodes MNFTDIFIRRPVLAMVVSLLIVVLGLRALSGLPVNQYPKTENGVVTISTAYYGADAATVAGFITQPLEAAVSQAQGIDYLSSSSSLGVSTITATLRLNYDSNRALTEINTQVNSVRNQLPPQAQQPVLTVATGQTTDAMYIGFYSDTLPNNNVTDFLVRVVQPKLNAIPGVQTAEILGARTFALRAWLDAQKMAAFGVTATDVSAALSANNYLAAVGASKGQMVSVPLTAGTSLHSVDEFKQLSIKSSNGAIVRLQDVANVTLGSENYDFNVAFNGVRSVFIGIKVAPEANILEVAKQVRTTFPELQAQLPSGLTGKIVYDSTDFINTSITEVIKTLVEALLIVTVVIYLFLGSLRAVLVPVIAMPLSLIGTFFVMLVLGYSINLLTLLALVLAIGLVVDDAIIVVENVDRHMRQGKTPMQAALLAARELGGPILAMTVVLVAVYVPIGFQGGLTGSLFTEFAFTLAGAVVVSGVVALTLSPMMCSRIFKPEQDSGKFAMKIEHIFERVHHRYELILRGVLKTWPVMIVMGVILIGLLFVMFKMSKSELAPEEDQGIVLSQVVGAPTATITQMQTYADQIFKIAHDTPEYAQLFQLTGVPSTNAGIAGVLLKPWDQRTRSAHDIQADLQKRWNGIAGAKVVAFQFPALPGASGLPVQFVIKTTEPFENLNTLAQQIMDKARADGKFYYIDADLKIDLPQATVVVDRDKIASLGITQQDVGNALGAALGGGYVNYFSISGRSYKVIPQVQQVDRLNPSDVLNFYIKTPNGVVPASTVASLKYSVQPETVNHFQQLNSVTIQGVPSGTQGETLEYLRGVVQQLAPSGYTVDYSGQSRQFVQESGNFAITFLFALIIVFLALAAQFESFRDPVVILVSVPLALFGAMIFIFWGFASMNIYTQVGLVTLMGLISKHGILIVEVANRLQKQGLSKLDAIVEASGTRLRPILMTTAAMVFGVLPLVIASGAGAAGRKAMGIVIFSGLSIGTLFTLFVVPAMYLFIAARHEKEEPRTSADAAAPASALPGTAAPEA; translated from the coding sequence ATGAACTTCACCGACATCTTCATCCGCCGGCCTGTGCTGGCGATGGTGGTGAGCCTGCTGATCGTGGTGCTGGGGCTGCGCGCGCTGTCCGGCCTGCCGGTCAACCAGTACCCGAAGACCGAGAACGGCGTGGTCACCATCAGCACCGCCTACTACGGCGCCGATGCGGCCACGGTCGCGGGCTTCATCACGCAGCCGCTCGAAGCCGCCGTGTCGCAGGCGCAGGGCATCGACTACCTGTCCTCGTCCAGCAGCCTGGGCGTGTCGACGATCACCGCGACGCTGCGGCTGAACTACGACTCGAACCGCGCGCTGACCGAGATCAACACGCAGGTCAATTCGGTGCGCAACCAGCTGCCGCCGCAGGCGCAGCAGCCGGTGCTGACCGTGGCCACGGGCCAGACCACCGATGCCATGTACATCGGCTTCTACAGCGACACGCTGCCCAACAACAACGTCACCGACTTCCTGGTGCGCGTGGTGCAGCCCAAGCTCAACGCCATTCCCGGCGTGCAGACGGCCGAAATCCTGGGCGCGCGCACCTTCGCGCTGCGCGCCTGGCTCGATGCGCAGAAGATGGCCGCCTTCGGCGTGACCGCGACCGACGTGAGCGCGGCGCTCTCCGCCAACAACTACCTGGCCGCCGTGGGCGCCAGCAAGGGCCAGATGGTCAGCGTGCCGCTGACGGCCGGCACCTCGCTGCACAGCGTGGACGAGTTCAAGCAGTTGTCCATCAAGAGCAGCAACGGCGCGATCGTGCGGCTGCAGGACGTGGCCAACGTGACGCTCGGCTCCGAGAACTACGACTTCAACGTCGCGTTCAACGGTGTGCGCTCGGTGTTCATCGGCATCAAGGTCGCGCCCGAGGCCAACATCCTCGAGGTGGCCAAGCAGGTGCGCACGACCTTCCCCGAGCTGCAGGCCCAACTGCCCAGCGGCCTGACCGGCAAGATCGTCTACGACTCGACCGACTTCATCAACACCTCCATCACCGAAGTGATCAAGACGCTGGTCGAGGCGCTGTTGATCGTGACGGTGGTGATCTACCTCTTCCTGGGCAGCCTGCGCGCGGTGCTGGTGCCAGTGATCGCGATGCCGTTGTCGCTGATCGGCACCTTCTTCGTGATGCTGGTGCTGGGCTACTCGATCAACCTGCTCACGCTGCTTGCGCTGGTGCTGGCGATCGGGCTGGTGGTGGACGACGCGATCATCGTGGTGGAGAACGTCGACCGGCACATGCGGCAGGGCAAGACACCCATGCAGGCCGCGTTGCTCGCGGCGCGCGAGCTGGGCGGGCCGATTCTGGCGATGACGGTGGTGCTGGTGGCGGTGTACGTGCCCATCGGCTTCCAGGGCGGGCTGACCGGCTCGCTCTTCACCGAGTTCGCCTTCACGCTCGCCGGGGCCGTGGTCGTGTCGGGCGTGGTGGCGCTGACGCTGTCGCCCATGATGTGCTCGCGCATCTTCAAGCCCGAGCAGGACAGCGGCAAGTTCGCGATGAAGATCGAGCACATCTTCGAGCGCGTGCATCACCGCTACGAGCTCATCCTGCGTGGCGTGCTCAAGACCTGGCCGGTGATGATCGTGATGGGCGTCATCCTCATCGGGCTGCTGTTCGTGATGTTCAAGATGTCGAAGTCCGAACTGGCACCCGAAGAAGACCAGGGCATCGTGCTGTCGCAGGTGGTGGGTGCGCCCACGGCCACGATCACGCAGATGCAGACCTACGCCGACCAGATCTTCAAGATCGCGCACGACACGCCCGAGTACGCGCAGTTGTTCCAGCTCACCGGCGTGCCGAGCACCAACGCGGGCATTGCCGGCGTGCTGCTCAAGCCCTGGGACCAGCGCACGCGCAGCGCGCACGACATCCAGGCCGACCTGCAAAAGCGCTGGAACGGCATTGCCGGTGCCAAGGTGGTGGCCTTCCAGTTCCCGGCCCTGCCGGGCGCCTCGGGCCTGCCGGTGCAGTTCGTGATCAAGACCACGGAGCCGTTCGAGAACCTGAACACGCTCGCGCAGCAGATCATGGACAAGGCGCGCGCGGACGGAAAGTTCTACTACATCGACGCCGACCTGAAGATCGACCTGCCGCAGGCCACCGTGGTGGTCGACCGCGACAAGATCGCATCGCTCGGCATCACGCAGCAGGACGTGGGCAATGCGCTGGGCGCGGCGCTCGGTGGCGGCTACGTCAACTACTTCTCGATCTCGGGCCGCTCCTACAAGGTGATTCCGCAGGTGCAGCAGGTCGACCGGCTCAACCCCTCGGACGTGCTGAACTTCTACATCAAGACGCCCAACGGCGTGGTGCCGGCCAGCACCGTTGCGAGCCTGAAGTACAGCGTGCAGCCCGAGACGGTGAACCACTTCCAGCAGCTCAACTCGGTGACCATCCAGGGCGTGCCCAGCGGCACGCAGGGCGAGACGCTGGAGTACCTGCGCGGCGTGGTGCAGCAGTTGGCGCCGAGCGGCTACACCGTGGACTACTCGGGCCAGTCGCGCCAGTTCGTGCAGGAGTCGGGCAACTTCGCCATCACCTTCCTGTTCGCGCTGATCATCGTGTTCCTGGCGCTGGCGGCGCAGTTCGAGAGCTTCCGCGACCCGGTGGTGATTCTGGTGTCGGTGCCGCTCGCGCTGTTCGGCGCCATGATCTTCATCTTCTGGGGCTTCGCCTCGATGAACATCTACACGCAGGTCGGGCTGGTCACGCTGATGGGCCTCATCAGCAAGCACGGCATTTTGATCGTGGAAGTGGCGAACCGCCTGCAAAAGCAAGGCCTGAGCAAGCTCGATGCCATCGTCGAGGCGTCCGGCACGCGGCTGCGCCCGATCCTGATGACGACGGCCGCCATGGTGTTCGGCGTGCTGCCGTTGGTCATCGCCTCCGGTGCCGGCGCTGCAGGGCGCAAGGCCATGGGCATCGTGATCTTCAGCGGGCTGTCGATCGGCACGCTGTTCACGCTGTTCGTGGTGCCGGCGATGTACCTGTTCATCGCGGCGCGGCATGAGAAGGAAGAGCCGCGCACCAGCGCTGATGCGGCGGCGCCCGCATCAGCGCTGCCGGGGACGGCGGCGCCGGAAGCCTGA
- a CDS encoding phospholipase D family protein, producing the protein MLAPVFRPVLALGVAVLLAACSSLPPQVVRAPTLAIDDYAQTPLAAITQKVLPTDGRSGFQLQPYGPNSFATRIALTQLATRSLDVQYYLLQGDNTGLTLMRALREAAARGVRVRLLVDDLYTTGEDDLLLGLASYPNVEVRLFNPFPGGRGSEITRFISSGLEFRRVNRRMHNKLFVADNAAAVAGGRNMADEYVMNAKGANFIDMDTFVAGPVVRDLSSEFDHYWNSEVVFPLERIAYTGLTRAELQDNFQQQTANAKPPEASEIPADGRPLHPGEGEPTSVAPDLVPMLNLPFELANHRLSPLLWAKARVLFDPLTKTQGLNEHENSIKGTVTEGVIQWLKTANSDIKMVSPYFVPSEGSVNSLVGARKAGVSVALVTNSLASTDEPWVYVGYWAHIKELLKADVKIFEISPSLSVKRHKLGIFGHRTGALHMKNAILDRKEVFLGSMNLDPRSAVLNTELGLIIESEEMAQQLEGFADAGSSYALRLNASSQSVEWVELGDDGKQTVYDVPPETTAWQRLRLRLVAPFIPVHEL; encoded by the coding sequence TTGCTTGCCCCCGTCTTCCGCCCGGTACTGGCGCTCGGCGTTGCCGTCTTGCTGGCTGCCTGCTCCAGCTTGCCGCCGCAGGTCGTCCGCGCGCCGACGTTGGCCATCGACGACTATGCACAGACGCCGCTGGCCGCGATCACACAGAAGGTGCTGCCGACCGACGGCCGCTCGGGGTTTCAGTTGCAGCCCTATGGCCCCAATTCGTTCGCGACGCGGATCGCGCTGACCCAACTCGCAACCCGCAGCCTCGACGTGCAGTACTACCTGCTGCAAGGCGACAACACGGGCCTCACCCTGATGCGCGCGTTGCGGGAAGCGGCAGCACGGGGCGTTCGCGTCCGCCTGCTGGTCGACGACCTGTACACGACCGGCGAAGACGATCTGCTGCTGGGGCTCGCCAGCTATCCGAACGTGGAAGTGCGCCTGTTCAATCCGTTTCCGGGCGGCCGCGGCAGCGAGATCACCCGCTTCATCAGCTCGGGCCTGGAGTTTCGCCGCGTGAACCGGCGCATGCACAACAAGCTCTTCGTCGCGGACAACGCAGCGGCCGTGGCCGGTGGCCGCAACATGGCCGACGAGTACGTGATGAACGCCAAGGGCGCGAACTTCATCGACATGGACACCTTCGTGGCCGGCCCGGTGGTGCGCGACCTGTCCAGCGAGTTCGATCACTACTGGAACAGCGAGGTGGTGTTTCCCCTGGAACGCATCGCGTACACCGGACTGACCCGCGCCGAATTGCAGGACAACTTCCAGCAGCAGACCGCGAACGCGAAGCCGCCCGAGGCGAGCGAGATACCGGCGGACGGCAGGCCCTTGCATCCCGGCGAGGGCGAGCCGACATCGGTGGCGCCGGACCTCGTTCCGATGCTCAACCTGCCGTTCGAGCTGGCCAACCATCGGCTCAGCCCGCTGCTGTGGGCCAAGGCCCGCGTCCTGTTCGATCCGCTGACGAAGACGCAAGGCCTGAACGAGCACGAGAACTCGATCAAGGGGACCGTCACGGAAGGCGTCATCCAGTGGCTCAAGACCGCGAACAGCGACATCAAGATGGTGTCGCCTTACTTCGTGCCGAGCGAAGGCTCGGTCAACAGCCTGGTGGGCGCGCGCAAGGCCGGGGTCAGCGTCGCGCTCGTGACCAATTCACTGGCGTCGACCGACGAGCCGTGGGTCTATGTGGGCTACTGGGCCCACATCAAGGAACTGCTGAAGGCCGACGTGAAGATCTTCGAGATCAGTCCCTCGCTGAGCGTGAAGCGCCACAAGCTGGGCATCTTCGGCCACCGCACCGGCGCGCTGCACATGAAGAACGCGATCCTCGACCGCAAGGAGGTGTTTCTCGGCTCGATGAACCTCGATCCGCGCTCGGCCGTGCTCAACACCGAACTGGGCCTGATCATCGAGAGCGAGGAAATGGCGCAGCAGCTCGAAGGTTTTGCGGACGCCGGCAGCTCCTATGCGCTGCGCCTGAATGCCAGCAGCCAGAGCGTCGAGTGGGTGGAGCTGGGCGACGACGGCAAGCAGACGGTGTACGACGTGCCGCCCGAAACCACCGCCTGGCAGCGCTTGCGGTTGCGCCTGGTGGCGCCCTTCATTCCCGTGCACGAGCTGTAG